A section of the Oscarella lobularis chromosome 15, ooOscLobu1.1, whole genome shotgun sequence genome encodes:
- the LOC136196035 gene encoding mitochondrial coenzyme A transporter SLC25A42-like, with protein sequence MAKVEKTQRKRVEDVFSALFCGAVAGAVAKTTVAPLDRTKILFQTSTMQFSLKTAAKLLVKMYEENGIRSLWRGNSATMARIMPYAAIQFMAHEQFKNLLRQNSQSTKPLKSPGRRFLAGSLAGVTASSLTYPLDLVRARMAVSHQEDYRDLIQSFRALMRGGSILRLYHGFVPTVLGIAIYSGISFFTYESLKKNFTDGEKKRDLRLRERFFFGALAGICGQSTSYPLDIVRRRMQTSGTLGGGHSALGLTSAIAQDYGTLRSTALHVISSEGIRRGMYKGLSLNWIKGPIAVGVSFTVYDLLTKFIRET encoded by the exons ATGGCAAAGGTCGAGAAAACGCAGCGCAAACGAGtagaagacgttttctcgGCGTTGTTTTGCGGTGCGGTGGCCGGTGCCGTAGCTAAAACGACGGTAGCACCGTTAGATCGCACCAAAATACTATTTCAAA CATCGACAATGCAGTTTTCGTTAAAA ACCGCTGCGAAGTTGCTAGTAAAAATGTACGAAGAGAACGGGATTCGAAGTCTCTGGCGAGGAAATTCGGCCACAATGGCTCGAATCATGCCATACGCTGCAATACAATTCATGGCCCACGAACAATTCAAAAATTTACTTAGACAAAATAGTCAATCTACCAA ACCCCTCAAGTCTCCtggacgtcgttttctcgccggTTCCTTGGCCGGAGTGACCGCCTCATCTCTCACGTATCCATTAGATCTCGTTAGAGCCCGTATGGCAGTGAGTCATCAAGAAGA TTATCGAGACCTGATACAATCGTTTCGCGCGCTCATGCGGGGCGGAAGCATTTTGCGCTTGTACCACGGCTTCGTACCAACCGTTCTCGGAATCGCAATCTATTCCGGTATAAGCTTCTTTACATACGAGagcctgaagaaaaattttaccgacggcgagaaaaaacgcgatttGCGCTTGCGCGAACGGTTTTTCTTTGGCGCTTTAGCCGGAATATGCGgtcaatcgacgtcgtatccACTTGATATCGTGCGCAGGCGCATGCAAACGAGCGGGACATTAGGCGGGGGGCATAGCGCGCTAGGGCTGACGAGTGCCATAGCGCAAGACTACGGTACGCTAAGAAGCACGGCTCTACACGTTATTTCTAGTGAAGGAATTCGACGTGGAATGTATAAGGGGTTGTCTTTGAATTGGATTAAGGGGCCCATAGCCGTAGGCGTGAGTTTTACGGTATATGATTTATTGACTAAATTTATTAGAGAGACTTAG
- the LOC136196028 gene encoding caspase-3-like: MASKAVYIFTLDDRERQRSFDFSGTISHADLFEKNTAAIQGLLPALKRGVRTTVDITAKDTGDSFLIEEDVKAETYLVNLKIISDHDTPDDDVIEWEKVEEKKPKRVSARGGGVQMSFGGAVAKGDGASAINEAVADYNISGTQSFSTSEEGARAEGKGAKARLTRKTKVISVRGKTTSQSSDQPTVKKVKEEPPIEVMSDCWPEANYTKYDFKRHVGKVLIVNNYEFIKPSGKMEIRRGSKEDGDRLVDLFQKDLKFEKSASQPIQIVNRTKEQICKAVEAFVQEDFEDFSCSVFILMSHGEESKFLDVDEAKIDIIRILNLFRDSEKLRGKPKLFFFQACRGKGQAGAPPVASDSNPNEESIPSVESDIIDIPSMPNSADFFIGYSSSFGDRSFRYLDRNSKKYGYGSWYMLHLVEAIREYYKSLDVAQIHYMVNHMVSKDCGRERSEEGSEYVKQAPQFVCSLRGRFYLSNCLPS, encoded by the exons ATGGCCTCCAAAGCTGTCTATATCTTTACGTTGGACGATCGTGAGAGGCAGAGATCGTTTGACTTCTCTGGGACGATTTCTCACGCCGATCTATTCGAAAAGAACACCGCAGCTATTCAAGGGCTTTTGCCAGCTTTGAAGAGAGGAGTGAGAACAACCGTGGACATAACCGCGAAAGACACAGGCGAT TCGTTTCTcattgaagaagacgtgAAAGCGGAAACGTATTTGGTGAACTTGAAAATTATCTCTGATCACGACACCcctgatgacgacgtcatagAATG GGAAAAGgttgaagaaaagaaaccaaaGCGTGTCAGTGCTAGAGGAGGCGGCGTTCAAATGAGCTTTGGTGGAGCAGTGGCTAAGGGAGACGGCGCCTCTGCTATTAATGAAGCTGTGGC GGATTATAATATTAGCGGAACTCAGTCCTTTAG CACTTCAGAAGAGGGAGCTAGAGCAGAGGGAAAGGGGGCCAAAGCTcgtttgacgagaaaaac AAAAGTGATATCGGTCAGAGGAAAGACAACGAGCCAAAG TTCTGATCAACCGACTGTCAAGAAAGTAAAAGAAGAGCCTCCAATAGAAGTTATGAGCGATTGCTGGCCTGAAGCAAACTATACAAAATACGATTTCAAGAGACACGTTGGCAAGGTGCTGATTGTCAACAACTATGAGTTCATTAAACCCTCAGGGAAGATGGAGATAAGACGGGGttcaaaagaagacggagaTCGCCTTGTTGATCTCTTTCAAAAAGAtctaaaatttgaaaaaagcgCCAGCCAACCAATTCAAATAGTCAACCGAACCAAGGAGCAAATTTGTAAGGCGGTGGAAGCGTTCGTTCAAGAGGACTTTGAAGATTTCTCCTGCTCCGTTTTCATTCTCATGTCCCACGGCGAGGAATCCAAATTCTTAGATGTCGACGAAGCAAAAATCGACATAATTCGCATTCTAAATCTTTTCCGCGATAGCGAGAAATTGCGAGGCAAGCCGaagctctttttcttccaagcGTGCCGTGGCAAAGGCCAGGCCGGTGCTCCGCCTGTGGCCTCAGATAGCAATCCAAACGAAGAGAGTATTCCTTCAGTTGAATCTGACATCATCGATATTCCATCTATGCCTAATAGCgccgatttttttattggctactcttcgtcgtttggagatcgatcgtttcgctATCTTGACCGAAATAGTAAGAAGTACGGTTACGGCTCGTGGTATATGCTTCATTTGGTGGAAGCAATAAGGGAGTATTACAAAAGTCTCGATGTGGCTCAGATTCACTATATGGTGAATCACATGGTTTCAAAAGACTGTGGTAGAGAGCGCTCAGAGGAGGGCTCAGAGTACGTGAAGCAAGCTCCTCAGTTTGTCTGTAGTCTGAGAGGAAGGTTCTATCTTTCTAACTGCCTACCTTCATAA
- the LOC136196036 gene encoding PIH1 domain-containing protein 2-like: protein MNDLKLRPDKSTEKEWEKMRDTLQSMWKHLDELHAKDPAEYETYVKKVMKENADSIKPPQIDFTVRTNMIKTDSPLYINICSWSVITTPTSDQSPLPMRPGCLRHYDWGSVIDTAVNTSVIERCRADKEAREQLIELLIEHIETLSGITLSRHSHLENEPKGGCDKKRLEESLTKGFSVEGTIGSKSVINQLSSIVRSEYDAKALSQEGVSEEKRVLIEEVLTEPQYDVRIKKGEKRSVEVRFELPGAESIKDIELDVSEIDLILCVPQKYKRVKVNFPERVRKNAISAKFSKKSKTLTVSIETIN from the exons ATGAATGATCTGAAGCTTCGACCCGATAAATCGACGGAAAAGGAGTGGGAGAAGATGAGAGACACGCTCCAGTCGATGTGGAAGCACTTGGACGAGCTCCACGCCAAAGATCCCGCCGAATACGAAACCTACGTCAAAAAGGtgatgaaagaaaacgccgacTCAATCAAACCGCCCCAAATCGACTTCACCGTACGCACAAACATG ATAAAAACGGATTCGCCCCTCTACATAAACATCTGCAGCTGGAGCGTCATAACCACACCAACATCCGACCAAAGTCCCTTACCCATGCGCCCCGGATGCCTACGTCACTACGACTGGGGCTCCGTCATAGACACAGCAGTGAACACATCAGTAATAGAACGCTGTAGAGCGGACAAAGAGGCGCGAGAACAGCTCATAGAATTACTCATAGAACACATAGAGACTCTTAGTGGCATCACATTATCAAGGCATAGTCATCTAGAGAACGAGCCCAAGGGGGGATGTGATAAAAAACGCTTGGAAGAATCTCTGACGAAGGGATTTAGTGTCGAAGGAACTATTGGTTCGAAATCCGTTATAAATCAATTATCGAGTATAGTTCGGTCTGAGTATGATGCCAAGGCTCTTAGTCAAGAGGGAGTCtcagaagagaagagagttCTTATAGAGGAAGTCTTGACTGAGCCCcagtatgacgtcagaattaAAAAAGGGGAGAAACGGAGCGTTGAAGTTCGTTTCGAATTGCCCGGCGCCGAATCCATAAAAGATATCGAATTAGACGTATCAGAg attgatttgattttgtgCGTGCCTCAAAAATATAAAAGAGTCAAAGTGAATTTTCCGGAACGCGTTCGAAAAAACGCAATCAGCGCGAAATTttcaaagaaatcaaaaacgCTTACAGTTTCAATTGAAACAATAAACTAA
- the LOC136196031 gene encoding caspase-6-like yields the protein MASKAVYIFTLDDRERQRSFDFSGTISHADLFEKNTAAIQGLLPALKRGVRTTVDITAKDTGDSFLIEEDVKAETYLVNLKIISDHDTPDDDVIEWEKVEEKKPKRVSARGGGVQMSFGGAVAKGDGASAINEAVADYNISGTQSFSTSEEGARADGKGAKARLTRKTKVISVRGKTTSQSSDQPTVKKVKEEPPIEVTSNDFREGEYDYKRNVGKVLIVNNYKFIKSSKTRLGSKEDGDRLVDLFQEPLKFEKSAIQQIFNKTEKEIIEAVESFVDEDFEDFSCSVFILMSHGNKSTFVDYNGKQFEINKILNLFRKSEKLRGKPKLFFFQACRGKGNAASVAPDSYPSKETPPPVESDMADFRSMPNSADFFIGYCSSFGDQSFRYTEDEEHDYGSWYMLSLVESIRKHYKKLDVAEIHYLVNRLVSENHGCIKGGSVEVKQAPQFVCSLRGKFYLSNCVPTAQEKPSS from the exons ATGGCCTCCAAAGCTGTCTATATCTTTACGTTGGACGATCGTGAGAGGCAGAGATCGTTTGACTTCTCTGGGACGATTTCTCACGCCGATCTATTCGAAAAGAACACCGCAGCTATTCAAGGGCTTTTGCCAGCTTTGAAGAGAGGAGTGAGAACAACCGTGGACATAACCGCGAAAGACACAGGCGAT TCGTTTCTcattgaagaagacgtgAAAGCGGAAACGTATTTGGTGAACTTGAAAATTATCTCTGATCACGACACCcctgatgacgacgtcatagAATG GGAAAAGgttgaagaaaagaaaccaaaGCGTGTCAGTGCTAGAGGAGGCGGCGTTCAAATGAGCTTTGGTGGAGCAGTGGCTAAGGGAGACGGCGCCTCTGCTATTAATGAAGCTGTGGC GGATTATAATATTAGCGGAACTCAGTCCTTTAG CACTTCAGAAGAGGGAGCTAGAGCAGATGGAAAGGGGGCCAAAGCTcgtttgacgagaaaaac AAAAGTGATATCGGTCAGAGGAAAGACAACGAGCCAAAG TTCTGATCAACCGACTGTCAAGAAAGTAAAAGAAGAGCCTCCAATAGAAGTGACGAGCAATGACTTCCGTGAAGGAGAATATGATTACAAGAGAAATGTTGGGAAGGTGCTAATTGTCAACAACTACAAGTTCATCAAATCCTCAAAGACAAGACTGGGTTCTAAAGAAGACGGAGATCGCCTTGTTGATCTCTTTCAGGAACCtctaaaatttgaaaaaagcgCCATCCAGCAAATATTCAACAAAACCGAGAAGGAAATCATCGAAGCTGTGGAatcattcgtcgacgaggacttTGAAGATTTCTCTTGCTCTGTTTTCATTCTCATGTCCCACGGCAACAAATCCACCTTTGTGGATTATAATGGTAAACAGTTCGAGATCAATAAAATTCTAAATCTTTTCCGCAAGAGCGAGAAATTGCGAGGCAAGCcgaagctcttcttcttccaagcGTGCCGTGGCAAAGGGAATGCCGCTTCTGTGGCCCCAGATAGCTATCCAAGCAAGGAGACTCCTCCTCCCGTTGAATCTGACATGGCTGATTTTCGATCCATGCCTAATAGCGCCGATTTCTTTATTGGCTACTGTTCGTCGTTTGGAGATCAATCGTTTCGCTATACTGAAGATGAGGAACACGATTACGGCTCCTGGTATATGCTCAGTTTGGTTGAATCAATAAGGAAGCATTACAAAAAGCTTGATGTGGCTGAGATTCACTATTTGGTGAATCGCTTGGTTTCAGAAAATCATGGGTGTATAAAAGGTGGGTCGGTTGAAGTGAAGCAAGCTCCTCAATTTGTCTGTAGTCTGAGAGGAAAGTTCTATCTTTCCAACTGCGTTCCAACTGCTCAGGAAAAACCATCTTCCTAA
- the LOC136195912 gene encoding COMM domain-containing protein 4-like: MLSSRPWKARLVVSMPFRTDFRNFCGNNGRDDVERCACALCVNEVGVISSKGKMKFRFCGDLDCPDWVLAEISILSKITSVKMKQLCVQVIRDLIDDSIDYAKIFKLTADAKYESSDVRAAVATLSFILSSAAKYNVDSETLSSELQQLGLPKELSAALCRAYGDGQTKLQDSLRQNSLRLSRLRSVDWRVDYVLSSNDVTDVDEPFVQIKINKEGSDSVAFTASPDKFRLLLNELKQVYALMEGQS, translated from the exons GGCTCGTCTTGTCGTTTCGATGCCGTTTCGAACGGATTTTCGCAACTTTTGCGGCAACAATGGCCGAGATGACGTAGAGCGATGCGCCTGCGCGTTATGTGTAAATGAAGTAGGCGTGATTAGCAGCAAGGGAAAGATG AAATTTCGATTTTGTGGAGATCTCGATTGTCCCGACTGGGTTTTGGCGGAAATCAGCATCCTTTCGAAAATC ACGTCAGTAAAGATGAAGCAATTGTGCGTACAAGTGATTCGCGATCTCATTGACGATAGCATTGAC TACGCCaaaattttcaaattgacgGCAGACGCAAAATACG AatcttctgacgtcagagcaGCGGTTGCCACGCTCTCCTTCATTCTTTCAAGCGCCGCTAAATATAACGTTGATAGCGAGACGCTCAGTAGCGAACTTCAGCAACTTGGCTTACCAAAAG AACTCTCCGCCGCCTTATGTAGAGCTTATGGAGATGGCCAAACGAAATTGCAAGATTCTCTAAGGCAGAATAGCCTAAGGC TCTCGAGGCTCAGGTCCGTGGACTGGAGGGTTGACTACGTTCTGAGTTCGAATGACGTGACG gacgtcgacgagccatTCGTACAAATCAAAATAAACAAGGAAGGAAGCGATTCCGTAGCCTTTACAGCGAGCCCAGACAAGTTTCGTCTCTTGCTCAACg AATTGAAACAGGTCTATGCTCTCATGGAAGGCCAATCGTAA
- the LOC136196383 gene encoding caspase-6-like has protein sequence MASKAFYIFTLNGRKKERSFEFSGTISHADLFEKNTAAIQGLLPALKGGVTTTVDITAKDSGDSFLADYVRAETYSVKFKIISEHENPDDDEVMEWDKIEKEKSKRSKSRPVAGDSARGSSKIFIGGAIAKGENTRSINKSKTVIQASGDQSFRYREEGSVAEGKGTEAYLERETKVTSVGGKTTIQSSDQPTAKKFKEDPPIEVTSDDFREGEYDYKRNVGKVLIVNNYKFIKSSEIPARGGSKEDGDRLVDLFQEPLKFEQSAIQQIFNKTEKEIIEAVESFVDEDFEDFSCSVFILMSHGNKSTFVDYNGKQFEINKILNLFRKSEKLRGKPKLFFFQACRGKGNAASVAPDSYPSKETPPPVESDMADFRSMPNSADFFIGYCSSFGDQSFRYTEDEEHDYGSWYMLSLVESIRKHYKKLDVAEIHYLVNRLVSENHGCIKGGSVEVKQAPQFVCSLRGKFYLSNCVPTAQEEPSS, from the exons ATGGCCTCCAAAGCTTTCTACATCTTTACGTTGAATGGTCGAAAGAAGGAGAGATCGTTTGAGTTCTCCGGAACGATTTCTCACGCCGATCTATTCGAAAAGAACACCGCAGCTATTCAAGGGCTTTTGCCGGCTTTGAAGGGAGGAGTGACAACAACCGTGGACATAACCGCGAAAGACAGCGGCGAT TCCTTTCTTGCCGACTACGTGAGAGCTGAAACGTATTCGGTCAAATTTAAAATTATCTCTGAGCACGAAAAccctgacgacgacgaagtaaTGGAATG GgataaaattgaaaaagaaaaatcgaagcgtTCAAAATCTCGTCCTGTCGCAGGTGACAGTGCTAGAGGCAGTTCTAAGATTTTCATCGGTGGAGCAATAGCGAAGGGAGAAAACACACGTTCTATTAACAAAAGCAAAAC AGTTATTCAAGCGAGCGGAGACCAGTCCTTTAG GTATAGAGAAGAGGGATCTGTTGCTGAGGGAAAGGGGACGGAAGCTTATTTGGAGAGAGAAAC AAAAGTGACATCTGTCGGAGGAAAGACAACGATCCAAAG TTCTGATCAACCGACTGCCAAGAAATTCAAAGAAGATCCTCCAATAGAAGTGACGAGCGATGACTTCCGTGAAGGAGAATATGATTACAAGAGAAATGTTGGGAAGGTGCTAATTGTCAACAACTACAAGTTCATCAAATCCTCAGAGATTCCGGCAAGAGGGGGTTCTAAAGAAGACGGAGATCGCCTTGTTGATCTCTTCCAGGAACCTCTAAAATTTGAACAAAGCGCCATCCAGCAAATATTCAACAAAACCGAGAAGGAAATCATCGAAGCTGTGGAatcattcgtcgacgaggacttTGAAGATTTCTCTTGCTCTGTTTTCATTCTCATGTCCCACGGCAACAAATCCACCTTTGTGGATTATAATGGTAAACAGTTCGAGATCAATAAAATTCTAAATCTTTTCCGCAAGAGCGAGAAATTGCGAGGCAAGCcgaagctcttcttcttccaagcGTGCCGTGGCAAAGGGAATGCCGCTTCTGTGGCCCCAGATAGCTATCCAAGCAAGGAGACTCCTCCTCCCGTTGAATCTGACATGGCTGATTTTCGATCCATGCCTAATAGCGCCGATTTCTTTATTGGCTACTGTTCGTCGTTTGGAGATCAATCGTTTCGCTATACTGAAGATGAGGAACACGATTACGGCTCCTGGTATATGCTCAGTTTGGTTGAATCAATAAGGAAGCATTACAAAAAGCTTGATGTGGCTGAGATTCACTATTTGGTGAATCGCTTGGTTTCAGAAAATCATGGGTGTATAAAAGGTGGGTCGGTTGAAGTGAAGCAAGCTCCTCAATTTGTCTGTAGTCTGAGAGGAAAGTTCTATCTTTCCAACTGCGTTCCAACTGCTCAGGAAGAACCATCTTCCTAA
- the LOC136196033 gene encoding hepatoma-derived growth factor-like isoform X1 — translation MGQDERLSALAGASTHEKSPLVETRFDFAVFEVESAMGDSKKPRKYKVFFFGTHELGYVTAKEMFPYEPNKEKFSKPLKNRGYQEALQEIEFNPNLERTEEENKEEEYHEDDDDSPDEKELTIVVKGDENEEKLERRQRVKRKFESEDETSCDTAAKKPKEEDEGWETPDETLDAGAAEGSDEDFEIRAEKKKSSLSPPPTAPPPPPPLRENAEWRQTVSKNLAALAERKRQKRENEQLIQQLSKLNLNLKMSLTVEAPDISRCLRVLSAISVLPVTKRLLRDFPDIVTTLRKVRKYKASETVMARAGPLYEKFRAIFCSDEEEEDNPEVRNEDVACETNE, via the exons ATGGGCCAAGATGAAAGGCTATCCGCACTGGCCGGCGCGAGTACGCACGAGAAATCGCCTCTCGTAGAAACCCGTTTCGATTTCGCTGTTTTCGAGGTCGAAAGCGCAATGGGCGACTCCAAGAAGCCGAGAAAATATaaagtcttcttcttcggaaCCCACGAATT AGGCTACGTAACAGCTAAGGAAATGTTCCCGTATGAGCCGAATAAAGAGAAGTTTTCGAAGCCGCTGAAAAATCGCGGATATCAAGAAGCCCTACAGGAAATCGAGTTCAATCCGAATTTGGAGAGaacggaagaagaaaataaggAAGAAGAATATCATGAGGATGATGACGACAGCCCGGATGAAAAA GAATTGACAATTGTAGTGAAGGGAgatgaaaacgaagagaaactg GAACGGAGACAAAGAGTcaagagaaaattcgaatcaGAAGACGAAACGTCATGTGACACTGCTGCAAAAAAAccaaaggaggaagacgaaggctGGGAGACCCCGGAT GAAACGCTCGATGCCGGAGCCGCCGAAGGATCGGACGAG GATTTTGAAATTCGcgctgagaagaaaaagtcctCTCTTTCCCCGCCTCCCACTGCCCcgccccctcctcctccgcttcGAGAAAACGCGGAGTGGAGACAAACTGTCTCAAAAAATCTTGCCGCTTTGGCGGAACGCAAGCGACagaaacgcgaaaacgaaCAGCTAATTCAGCAATTATcgaaattaaatttaaatcTAAAAATGTCGCTGACCGTGGAAGCGCCG GATATTTCGCGGTGTTTGAGAGTGCTCAGTGCCATCTCCGTTCTCCCCGTTACGAAGAGGCTATTACGCGATTTCCCGGACATTGTAACTACCCTTAGAAAG GTTCGGAAGTATAAGGCGAGCGAAACGGTCATGGCACGTGCCGGTCCGCTTTACGAAAAATTTCGAGCGATTTTTTGcagcgacgaggaagaggaggacaacccggaagtaagaaacgaagacgttGCATGTGAAACGAATGAATAA
- the LOC136196033 gene encoding hepatoma-derived growth factor-related protein 3-like isoform X2: MSFGVGSLIWAKMKGYPHWPARVESAMGDSKKPRKYKVFFFGTHELGYVTAKEMFPYEPNKEKFSKPLKNRGYQEALQEIEFNPNLERTEEENKEEEYHEDDDDSPDEKELTIVVKGDENEEKLERRQRVKRKFESEDETSCDTAAKKPKEEDEGWETPDETLDAGAAEGSDEDFEIRAEKKKSSLSPPPTAPPPPPPLRENAEWRQTVSKNLAALAERKRQKRENEQLIQQLSKLNLNLKMSLTVEAPDISRCLRVLSAISVLPVTKRLLRDFPDIVTTLRKVRKYKASETVMARAGPLYEKFRAIFCSDEEEEDNPEVRNEDVACETNE; this comes from the exons ATGTCTTTCGGCGTCGGCAGTCTAATATGGGCCAAGATGAAAGGCTATCCGCACTGGCCGGCGCGA GTCGAAAGCGCAATGGGCGACTCCAAGAAGCCGAGAAAATATaaagtcttcttcttcggaaCCCACGAATT AGGCTACGTAACAGCTAAGGAAATGTTCCCGTATGAGCCGAATAAAGAGAAGTTTTCGAAGCCGCTGAAAAATCGCGGATATCAAGAAGCCCTACAGGAAATCGAGTTCAATCCGAATTTGGAGAGaacggaagaagaaaataaggAAGAAGAATATCATGAGGATGATGACGACAGCCCGGATGAAAAA GAATTGACAATTGTAGTGAAGGGAgatgaaaacgaagagaaactg GAACGGAGACAAAGAGTcaagagaaaattcgaatcaGAAGACGAAACGTCATGTGACACTGCTGCAAAAAAAccaaaggaggaagacgaaggctGGGAGACCCCGGAT GAAACGCTCGATGCCGGAGCCGCCGAAGGATCGGACGAG GATTTTGAAATTCGcgctgagaagaaaaagtcctCTCTTTCCCCGCCTCCCACTGCCCcgccccctcctcctccgcttcGAGAAAACGCGGAGTGGAGACAAACTGTCTCAAAAAATCTTGCCGCTTTGGCGGAACGCAAGCGACagaaacgcgaaaacgaaCAGCTAATTCAGCAATTATcgaaattaaatttaaatcTAAAAATGTCGCTGACCGTGGAAGCGCCG GATATTTCGCGGTGTTTGAGAGTGCTCAGTGCCATCTCCGTTCTCCCCGTTACGAAGAGGCTATTACGCGATTTCCCGGACATTGTAACTACCCTTAGAAAG GTTCGGAAGTATAAGGCGAGCGAAACGGTCATGGCACGTGCCGGTCCGCTTTACGAAAAATTTCGAGCGATTTTTTGcagcgacgaggaagaggaggacaacccggaagtaagaaacgaagacgttGCATGTGAAACGAATGAATAA
- the LOC136196030 gene encoding caspase-3-like: protein MASRAVYFFTLNDREKKRSFELSKTITHRDLFAENARTIQGILPVLKRGARTTVDITAKDSGESVSITEDVKAETYSVKLKIFSDSESNPLDSDIMEWEKVEEKSERSKRVVADRAGIFIGGAIAKGENTRSINKSTLRIQTSGGQCFSYYGEEGALAAGKGAEAHLERKTKVISVRGKTMIQSSDQPTAKKVKENPPIEVTSDSLPEAKLKEYDFKGKVGKVLIVNNDEFRDLPERSGSKEDGDRLVDLFQNDLKFEKSDKLPEIQIFNQTKDQILKAVKEFVEDDFADFSCSVFILMSHGKESVFSDVNGDEIEIKRILDLFRESNQLRGKPKLFFFQVCRGKGEAGAIASDSDSSKKSSHLPVVQSDMIDESSMPNSADFFIGYSSSFGDQSFRYLGSVYGSWYMLCLVRAIKERYRSHDVAEIHCMVNRMVSKYHKSMSTLKQKIKEMQAPQFVSSLRRRFYLSNCLPK, encoded by the exons ATGGCCTCCAGAGCTGTCTatttcttcactttgaacgatagagagaagaagagatcgTTTGAGTTGTCCAAGACGATCACTCACCGCGATCTATTCGCAGAGAACGCCAGAACGATTCAAGGAATTTTACCAGTTTTGAAGAGAGGAGCGAGAACAACCGTGGACATAACCGCGAAAGACAGCGGCGAG TCCGTTTCAATTACCGAAGACGTGAAAGCTGAAACGTATTcagtgaaattgaaaattttctcCGACAGTGAGAGCAATCCTCTTGATAGCGATATAATGGAATG GGAAAAAGTTGAAGAAAAATCGGAGCGTTCGAAACGCGTCGTAGCTGACAGGGCTGGGATTTTCATCGGCGGAGCAATAGCGAAGGGAGAAAACACACGTTCTATTAACAAAAGCACTCT ACGTATTCAAACGAGCGGAGGCCAGTGCTTTAG CTATTATGGAGAAGAGGGAGCCCTTGCTGCTGGAAAGGGAGCGGAAGCTCATttggagagaaaaac AAAAGTGATATCTGTCAGAGGAAAGACAATGATCCAAAG TTCTGATCAACCGACTGCCAAgaaagtaaaagaaaatcCTCCAATAGAAGTCACGAGCGATTCCTTGCCTGAAGCCAAATTGAAAGAATATGATTTCAAGGGAAAAGTTGGCAAGGTGCTCATTGTCAACAACGATGAGTTCAGAGATCTCCCAGAGAGAAGTGGTTCTAAAGAAGACGGAGATCGCCTTGTCGATCTCTTCCAAAACGATctgaaatttgaaaaaagtgaCAAACTACCCGAAATCCAAATATTCAACCAAACCAAGGATCAAATTCTTAAGGCGGTGAAAGAGTTCGTTGAAGACGACTTTGCAGATTTCTCCTGCTCCGTTTTTATTCTCATGTCCCACGGCAAGGAATCCGTATTCTCGGATGTCAACGGAGATGAGATCGAAATCAAGCGCATTCTAGATCTTTTTCGCGAAAGCAATCAATTGCGAGGCAAGCCGaagctctttttcttccaagtGTGCCGTGGCAAAGGGGAGGCCGGTGCTATTGCCTCCGATAGCGATTCAAGCAAGAAGAGTTCTCATTTACCAGTAGTTCAATCTGACATGATAGATGAATCATCCATGCCCAATAGCGCCGATTTCTTTATTGGCTactcttcgtcgtttggaGATCAGTCGTTTCGCTATCTCGGGTCCGTTTACGGCTCCTGGTATATGCTTTGTTTGGTTAGAGCGATAAAGGAGCGTTACAGAAGTCATGATGTGGCTGAGATTCACTGTATGGTGAATCGCATGGTTTCAAAATATCATAAGAGTATGAGTACACTAAAGCAGAAGATTAAAGAGATGCAAGCTCCTCAATTTGTCAGTAGTCTGAGACGAAGGTTCTATCTTTCCAACTGCTTACCTAAATAA